A section of the Carassius carassius chromosome 17, fCarCar2.1, whole genome shotgun sequence genome encodes:
- the pkp1b gene encoding plakophilin-1 has product MRAGPGESLCESNPESNPEQPDGADSWSFTNRTSPVSGVETKGKMMPEPLKSALSLGDVEDTSLALPSDRELRSAQQRVLEQVHTIKRSKSKYSSKSVSGLPSPTSPESDSVFYDFKYSHGASLNGPSFSRGGNMTNGAMQRQGFVRQAANSRSFSGQRVTSGPSKIDRPFYSATGTLPDQTRTTNQLYSYKSTRSAPDLGFQSIGNTGATGATAANIRTQTTRQTLIRVPNTQPAQAYGNGNVPRMPNSNQAGAMQRTVRRPSSLQSNGESRMSMIRTGQAKDISMNAEKLLADMTMQDAVDYLFSTDESFQLCGAAYIQHSTFTDDKAKQEVLTLKGIPPLVNLLNSPSPQVQETVAAALRNVVFKNQANKEEVQRCGGITQTVQLLGDTSSETQKHLTGLLWNLSSADNLKPDLLRVALPALTEKVIEPFSASSDDNSNSSLAPDVFYNASACLRNLSASKLANRHAMRNCKGLIDSLMRYTENCINAGTPDNQSLENCVCILHNLTYQLETEMPTLFTKINALASSARNRSSPSETGPIGCFSSQSQKLQQESVFDYPVMEDNNPKGAGWLFHSKALQMYLNLLSSSERDATLEASCGALQNLTATDGLVSNVLSDTIIQKLNGLKYISPLLQSPNSALQKSAVALLGNLSRSTRTNKTMARQTLPQLVGFLNAGFTKGDSSPEHDSTMATALHSAHTLMKADPEISKSLLNNSLINSLNNMSLNLDLPKSSTAAGVLLHSLWSEKNFQSFLKKRGMIKKSFVNDTTSAAFKSLQVID; this is encoded by the exons ATGAGGGCAGGACCAGGTGAATCTCTCTGTGAGTCAAACCCTGAATCAAACCCAGAGCAGCCAGACGGAGCAGATAGCTGGAGCTTTACGAATAGGACCTCACCTGTCTCTGGAGTGGAGACAAAAGGCAAAATGATGCCCGAACCTTTAAAATCGGCTCTGTCCCTCGGAGATGTGGAGGACACGTCCCTCGCGCTTCCGTCCGATCGCGAGCTGAGATCCGCGCAGCAGCGAGTTCTGGAGCAGGTTCACACCATCAAGAGGAGCAAGTCCAAATACAGCAGCAAAAGCGTGTCTGGTCTCCCGTCCCCCACCA GCCCTGAAAGTGACAGTGTTTTTTACGACTTCAAGTATTCTCACGGCGCGTCTCTCAACGGACCCTCGTTCAGCAGAGGAGGAAACATGACAAATGGG GCTATGCAAAGACAAGGCTTTGTGCGCCAGGCTGCCAACTCCCGCAGCTTCAGCGGTCAGCGGGTGACCAGCGGCCCCAGCAAAATCGATCGGCCCTTCTACAGTGCTACAGGCACCCTCCCTGACCAAACCCGGACCACTAACCAACTGTACAGCTACAAATCCACTCGCAGCGCTCCAGACCTGGGCTTCCAGTCCATCGGCAACACCGGCGCCACCGGCGCCACCGCCGCCAATATACGCACCCAAACCACCAGACAGACCCTCATCAGAGTGCCAAATACTCAACCTGCCCAGGCTTACGGAAATGGCAACGTGCCCAGAATGCCTAACAGCAATCAGGCCGGCGCCATGCAACGGACCGTGAGACGCCCGTCTTCCCTGCAGTCCAACGGAGAGTCCAGGATGTCCATGATCAGGACCGGACAGGCCAAGGACATCTC GATGAACGCAGAGAAGCTTCTGGCCGATATGACGATGCAAGACGCAGTCGACTATCTGTTCAGCACGGATGAGAGCTTCCAGCTGTGTGGAGCCGCTTACATCCAGCACAGCACCTTCACCGATGACAAAGCCAAGCAAGAG GTGCTGACCCTAAAGGGCATTCCTCCGCTGGTCAACCTGCTGAACAGCCCCAGTCCTCAGGTCCAGGAGACGGTGGCTGCTGCTCTGAGGAACGTGGTCTTCAAAAACCAGGCCAACAAAGAGGAAGTGCAGCGCTGTGGAGGAATCACACAGACTGTGCAGCTGCTCGGAGACACCAGCTCTGAGACACAGAAACACCTGACAG GTCTCCTGTGGAACCTCTCCTCTGCGGATAACCTTAAGCCGGATTTGCTCCGCGTAGCCTTGCCTGCGCTCACTGAGAAAGTCATAGAGCCGTTTTCTGCAAGTTCAGATGACAACTCCAACAGCAGCCTGGCACCAGATGTCTTCTACAACGCCTCGGCATGCCTTCG CAACCTAAGCGCCTCCAAACTGGCGAACCGACATGCCATGCGCAACTGCAAAGGCCTCATCGACTCGCTCATGCGCTACACAGAGAACTGTATAAATGCCGGGACACCTGACAACCAG TCTTTGGAGAACTGCGTCTGCATTCTGCACAATCTCACCTACCAGCTGGAGACCGAGATGCCAACTCTCTTCACTAAAATAAACGCTCTGGCCAGTTCTGCTCGCAATCGCTCTAGCCCTTCAGAAACTGGTCCAATCGGCTGTTTCAGCTCCCAGAGCCAAAAACTGCAGCAGGAG AGCGTCTTTGACTATCCAGTGATGGAGGACAACAATCCTAAAGGTGCCGGCTGGCTCTTCCACTCCAAAGCCCTGCAGATGTACCTCAATCTGTTGAGCTCCAGTGAAAGAGACGCCACTCTTGAGGCCAGCTGTGGAGCGCTGCAGAACCTCACAGCCACTGATGGCTTG GTATCGAATGTATTGAGTGATACGATCATCCAGAAGCTCAACGGTCTTAAGTACATCAGTCCATTGTTGCAGTCGCCCAATTCTGCTCTACAGAAAAGTGCAGTCGCTCTGCTTGGGAATCTGTCCAGATCCACACGTACAAACAAAACCATGG CTCGGCAGACTCTCCCGCAGCTGGTCGGGTTCCTGAATGCAGGGTTCACGAAGGGCGACTCCTCGCCCGAACATGACAGCACCATGGCCACAGCACTTCACAGCGcacacaccctgatgaaggcGGACCCTGAGATCAGCAAGAGTCTGCTGAACAACAGCCTGATCAACTCCCTCAACAACATGAGTCTCAATCT
- the smpd2b gene encoding sphingomyelin phosphodiesterase 2, with product MTTSAPIRFRVFSLNCWGIRYLSKNCKERFVLIGDLLIQEQLDIALLQEVWCEKDFLFLKKKLNSVYPYSHYFKSGFIGSGLAVFSRHRIHDAFLYRYSLNGYPYMAQHGDWFGGKAVGKVLLNISGLSVHVFVTHLHAEYCREKDSYLPHRVVQAWELQQFIRHTSAGADVVILGGDLNMHPDDLGTRLLRNYTGLQDSFSETAHFDGCEEGHTHISENPYTNTDGLVPFGGGVRIDYILFKGSGEVDVSCESLSTTKGPVPGHPFPYSDHEALTAEFLFTQTTKGNGCSKRQSGCVSDKLPELVNTVNEARTEVKVGLHCAERMRYTAARTGIMGLVLLVLELAIAAIPLFALGTEQPFPKASFYLLGALCFAVLLSTLLLYVFYSIEVKALQGTEDQMRLALSSFQQQLKESPKVLSSDHLRKPRDSKDSFHL from the exons ATGACAACCTCAGCACCAATCAGATTCCGTGTCTTCTCTCTCAACTGCTG GGGGATCCGATACCTCAGTAAGAACTGCAAAGAGCGCTTTGTTCTGATCGGAGACCTGCTGATTCAGGAACAGCTTGATATAGCGTTACTACAGGAG GTCTGGTGTGAGAAAGACTTTCTGTTTTTAAAGAAGAAGCTTAACAGCGTCTATCCGTACTCCCATTATTTTAAAAG TGGATTTATAGGGAGCGGACTGGCCGTGTTTTCCAGACATCGAATACATGATGCCTTTCTATACAGATACTCATTAAATGGATATCCATACATG GCTCAACATGGCGACTGGTTTGGTGGTAAAGCCGTCGGGAAGGTCTTGCTCAACATCAGTGGGCTGAGCGTTCATGTATTTGTCACTCAT TTGCATGCAGAATATTGCAGAGAGAAAGACTCGTATCTCCCGCACCGAGTGGTTCAAGCCTGGGAGCTGCAACAGTTCATAAG GCACACTAGTGCTGGAGCGGACGTAGTGATTCTGGGTGGAGATCTGAACATGCACCCGGACGATCTCGGCACCAGACTGCTGAGAAACTACACAGGACTTCAGGACAGCTTCAGTGAGACCGCTCACTTTGAT GGATGTGAGGAGGGACACACTCATATATCTGAAAACCCATACACAAACACAGATGGGCTTGTTCCATTTGGAGGAGGAGTCCGGATAGACTACATCCTGTTCAAG GGATCAGGGGAAGTGGATGTGAGCTGTGAGTCTTTGTCCACCACTAAAGGCCCTGTTCCTGGACATCCCTTCCCTTACTCTGATCACGAGGCTCTCACGGCCGAGTTCCTGTTTACACAGACTACAAAGGGAAATGGGTGCTCAAAGAGACAGTCTGGATGTGTTTCAG atAAGCTTCCTGAGCTGGTCAACACAGTCAATGAAGCTCGTACTGAAGTAAAGGTGGGTCTCCACTGCGCTGAGCGCATGCGCTACACAGCAGCGCGAACAGGCATTATGGGTCTTGTCCTGTTAGTGCTTGAGCTAGCAATCGCGGCCATCCCATTGTTTGCTCTGGGAACCGAACAGCCCTTTCCCAAAGCCTCTTTCTACCTGCTGGGGGCACTGTGCTTTGCCGTCCTCCTCTCCACACTCTTGCTGTACGTCTTTTACAGCATAGAGGTGAAGGCACTGCAAGGCACTGAGGACCAGATGAGACTGGCACTAAGTAGCTTTCAACAACAGCTTAAGGAGTCCCCCAAGGTTTTATCCTCAGACCATTTGCGAAAGCCACGAGACAGCAAGGATTCCTTTCATTTGTAG
- the LOC132160746 gene encoding transcriptional enhancer factor TEF-5-like isoform X2: protein MDGDAEGVWSPDIEQSFQEALAIYPPCGRRKIILSDEGKMYGRNELIARYIKLRTGKTRTRKQVSSHLQVLARRKSREIQSKLKDQASKDKALQNMAALSSAQIVSPSLIRKPLPPLPQSPYPPTARFWPTPIPGQPGPSEELVLKHNPGRSPGLGRTSYAIKPFAPTPYSNIPGPVQAPLAYESLAPPLPPVATAVPVWQDRTIASSKLRLLEYSAFMEVPQDQDSYSKHLFVHIGQTNPSYSDPLLEAVDIRQIYDKFPEKTGGLKELYEKGPQNAFFLVKFWADLNNSGVQDGPGSFYGVSSQYSSSENMTITVSTKVCSFGKQVVEKVETEYARAEGGKCLYRIHRSPMCEYMINFIHKLKHLPEKYMMNSVLENFTILQVVTNRETQETLLCIAFVFEVSTSEHGAQYHVYRLIKD from the exons GCCGCAATGAACTTATTGCGAGATACATCAAGCTGAGAACAGGCAAAACCCGTACAAGAAAACAG GTTTCTAGCCATTTGCAGGTTCTTGCCCGGAGAAAATCTCGCGAGATACAGTCAAAGCTGAAG GATCAAGCGTCCAAAGACAAAGCTCTCCAGAACATGGCGGCACTTTCCTCCGCTCAGATCGTGTCTCCGAGTCTAATCAGAAAACCTCTTCCGCCTCTTCCACAGTCCCCTTACCCTCCAACTGCAAGG TTCTGGCCGACCCCTATCCCAGGTCAACCCGGACCCTCTGAGGA GCTGGTTCTTAAGCACAATCCAGGAAGAAGTCCTGGGCTTGGCCGCACCAGCTACGC CATCAAGCCATTTGCACCAACTCCTTACTCAAACATACCTGGACCTGTTCAAGCACCCTTAG CATATGAGTCTCTGGCCCCTCCTCTGCCACCAGTTGCCACTGCAGTGCCCGTGTGGCAGGATCGCACCATCGCCTCCTCCAAACTGCGTCTTCTGGAGTACTCCGCGTTCATGGAGGTCCCGCAAGACCAGGACTCT TACAGCAAACACCTGTTTGTTCACATTGGCCAGACCAACCCCTCCTACAGCGACCCTCTGCTGGAGGCGGTGGACATCCGACAAATCTACGACAAGTTCCCAGAGAAGACGGGAGGACTCAAGGAGCTGTACGAGAAGGGCCCTCAAAACGCCTTCTTCCTCGTCAAATTTtgg GCGGATCTGAACAACAGCGGCGTTCAGGATGGACCGGGCTCCTTCTACGGAGTCAGCAGTCAGTACAGCAGCTCAGAGAACATGACCATCACCGTCTCAACCAAAGTCTGCTCTTTCGGGAAGCAAGTGGTGGAAAAAGTGGAG ACCGAGTATGCTCGTGCCGAGGGAGGGAAGTGTTTATATCGGATCCATCGCTCTCCCATGTGTGAATATATGATCAACTTCATCCACAAGCTCAAGCACCTGCCTGAGAAATACATGATGAACAGCGTATTAGAAAACTTCACCATCTTACAG GTGGTGACCAACAGGGAAACCCAGGAGACTCTGCTGTGTATAGCGTTTGTATTTGAAGTTTCGACGAGTGAACACGGGGCACAATACCACGTCTATCGGCTCATTAAAGACTAG
- the LOC132160746 gene encoding transcriptional enhancer factor TEF-5-like isoform X5 — protein sequence MNLDQASKDKALQNMAALSSAQIVSPSLIRKPLPPLPQSPYPPTARFWPTPIPGQPGPSEELVLKHNPGRSPGLGRTSYAIKPFAPTPYSNIPGPVQAPLAYESLAPPLPPVATAVPVWQDRTIASSKLRLLEYSAFMEVPQDQDSYSKHLFVHIGQTNPSYSDPLLEAVDIRQIYDKFPEKTGGLKELYEKGPQNAFFLVKFWADLNNSGVQDGPGSFYGVSSQYSSSENMTITVSTKVCSFGKQVVEKVETEYARAEGGKCLYRIHRSPMCEYMINFIHKLKHLPEKYMMNSVLENFTILQVVTNRETQETLLCIAFVFEVSTSEHGAQYHVYRLIKD from the exons ATGAACTTG GATCAAGCGTCCAAAGACAAAGCTCTCCAGAACATGGCGGCACTTTCCTCCGCTCAGATCGTGTCTCCGAGTCTAATCAGAAAACCTCTTCCGCCTCTTCCACAGTCCCCTTACCCTCCAACTGCAAGG TTCTGGCCGACCCCTATCCCAGGTCAACCCGGACCCTCTGAGGA GCTGGTTCTTAAGCACAATCCAGGAAGAAGTCCTGGGCTTGGCCGCACCAGCTACGC CATCAAGCCATTTGCACCAACTCCTTACTCAAACATACCTGGACCTGTTCAAGCACCCTTAG CATATGAGTCTCTGGCCCCTCCTCTGCCACCAGTTGCCACTGCAGTGCCCGTGTGGCAGGATCGCACCATCGCCTCCTCCAAACTGCGTCTTCTGGAGTACTCCGCGTTCATGGAGGTCCCGCAAGACCAGGACTCT TACAGCAAACACCTGTTTGTTCACATTGGCCAGACCAACCCCTCCTACAGCGACCCTCTGCTGGAGGCGGTGGACATCCGACAAATCTACGACAAGTTCCCAGAGAAGACGGGAGGACTCAAGGAGCTGTACGAGAAGGGCCCTCAAAACGCCTTCTTCCTCGTCAAATTTtgg GCGGATCTGAACAACAGCGGCGTTCAGGATGGACCGGGCTCCTTCTACGGAGTCAGCAGTCAGTACAGCAGCTCAGAGAACATGACCATCACCGTCTCAACCAAAGTCTGCTCTTTCGGGAAGCAAGTGGTGGAAAAAGTGGAG ACCGAGTATGCTCGTGCCGAGGGAGGGAAGTGTTTATATCGGATCCATCGCTCTCCCATGTGTGAATATATGATCAACTTCATCCACAAGCTCAAGCACCTGCCTGAGAAATACATGATGAACAGCGTATTAGAAAACTTCACCATCTTACAG GTGGTGACCAACAGGGAAACCCAGGAGACTCTGCTGTGTATAGCGTTTGTATTTGAAGTTTCGACGAGTGAACACGGGGCACAATACCACGTCTATCGGCTCATTAAAGACTAG
- the LOC132160746 gene encoding transcriptional enhancer factor TEF-5-like isoform X1, whose translation MDGDAEGVWSPDIEQSFQEALAIYPPCGRRKIILSDEGKMYGRNELIARYIKLRTGKTRTRKQVSSHIQVLARKKVREYQAGIKDQASKDKALQNMAALSSAQIVSPSLIRKPLPPLPQSPYPPTARFWPTPIPGQPGPSEELVLKHNPGRSPGLGRTSYAIKPFAPTPYSNIPGPVQAPLAYESLAPPLPPVATAVPVWQDRTIASSKLRLLEYSAFMEVPQDQDSYSKHLFVHIGQTNPSYSDPLLEAVDIRQIYDKFPEKTGGLKELYEKGPQNAFFLVKFWADLNNSGVQDGPGSFYGVSSQYSSSENMTITVSTKVCSFGKQVVEKVETEYARAEGGKCLYRIHRSPMCEYMINFIHKLKHLPEKYMMNSVLENFTILQVVTNRETQETLLCIAFVFEVSTSEHGAQYHVYRLIKD comes from the exons GCCGCAATGAACTTATTGCGAGATACATCAAGCTGAGAACAGGCAAAACCCGTACAAGAAAACAG GTATCTAGTCACATACAGGTGTTAGCACGGAAGAAAGTTCGAGAGTATCAAGCAGGTATAAAG GATCAAGCGTCCAAAGACAAAGCTCTCCAGAACATGGCGGCACTTTCCTCCGCTCAGATCGTGTCTCCGAGTCTAATCAGAAAACCTCTTCCGCCTCTTCCACAGTCCCCTTACCCTCCAACTGCAAGG TTCTGGCCGACCCCTATCCCAGGTCAACCCGGACCCTCTGAGGA GCTGGTTCTTAAGCACAATCCAGGAAGAAGTCCTGGGCTTGGCCGCACCAGCTACGC CATCAAGCCATTTGCACCAACTCCTTACTCAAACATACCTGGACCTGTTCAAGCACCCTTAG CATATGAGTCTCTGGCCCCTCCTCTGCCACCAGTTGCCACTGCAGTGCCCGTGTGGCAGGATCGCACCATCGCCTCCTCCAAACTGCGTCTTCTGGAGTACTCCGCGTTCATGGAGGTCCCGCAAGACCAGGACTCT TACAGCAAACACCTGTTTGTTCACATTGGCCAGACCAACCCCTCCTACAGCGACCCTCTGCTGGAGGCGGTGGACATCCGACAAATCTACGACAAGTTCCCAGAGAAGACGGGAGGACTCAAGGAGCTGTACGAGAAGGGCCCTCAAAACGCCTTCTTCCTCGTCAAATTTtgg GCGGATCTGAACAACAGCGGCGTTCAGGATGGACCGGGCTCCTTCTACGGAGTCAGCAGTCAGTACAGCAGCTCAGAGAACATGACCATCACCGTCTCAACCAAAGTCTGCTCTTTCGGGAAGCAAGTGGTGGAAAAAGTGGAG ACCGAGTATGCTCGTGCCGAGGGAGGGAAGTGTTTATATCGGATCCATCGCTCTCCCATGTGTGAATATATGATCAACTTCATCCACAAGCTCAAGCACCTGCCTGAGAAATACATGATGAACAGCGTATTAGAAAACTTCACCATCTTACAG GTGGTGACCAACAGGGAAACCCAGGAGACTCTGCTGTGTATAGCGTTTGTATTTGAAGTTTCGACGAGTGAACACGGGGCACAATACCACGTCTATCGGCTCATTAAAGACTAG